Proteins encoded within one genomic window of Rhododendron vialii isolate Sample 1 chromosome 1a, ASM3025357v1:
- the LOC131329117 gene encoding uncharacterized protein LOC131329117, with product MGGGSCPFDACNGEGISQDRKRHSSAIEVSVGDSSLGVCTDEASEDGKHFYHSCRSSETEERFTTSGERAESVDRKAARFKIKLRERPTQSRPAEKRRKGALTTRTVESESKEEEEEEEEEEERSPFSSGSDDSADDPKDKMDLRERDDNDDAEDFDN from the exons ATGGGCGGAGGAAGCTGTCCGTTTGATGCTTGCAATGGAGAAGGAATTTCACAAGATAGGAAGCGGCACTCCTCTGCGATTGAAGTATCCGTCGGTGACTCAAGCCTCGGCGTCTGTACAGACGAGGCCTCAG AAGATGGCAAGCACTTCTACCACTCTTGCCGCAGCTCAGAGACAGAAGAGCGCTTCACAACAAGTGGCGAGCGTGCAGAGAGCGTAGACCGCAAGGCAGCAAGGTTCAAGATAAAGCTGAGGGAGAGGCCAACACAATCTAGGCCAGCTGAGAAGAGAAGGAAAGGAGCTTTGACGACTCGGACCGTGGAGAGCGAGagcaaggaggaggaggaagaagaggaagaggaagaggagcgCTCGCCTTTCAGCAGCGGCTCCGACGACTCCGCCGACGACCCCAAGGATAAGATGGatctaagagagagagacgacaaCGACGATGCTGAGGATTTTGACAACTGA